ACCCCGCTGTATGCCACCACTCCCCTGCGCACGGCGTCCATGGCGGCAAGGCTGGTGGCGCGTAGCTTCGGCTGGGGAGCAACCGAAGCGATCTGATCCAACACGTCCAGGACCTGCTTCGACCAGCGCACAAAATCGCCCGCGGCCATTTCCGTTCCTCCCAGGGTTGCCTCGAGCGTACGGCCGGCGGCCCACCTGAACATCGGCCCGGCCAGGCCCAATTCCGGCTTCGGGGTCGGATCGAGCCTGCTATCGACTTCTGCCTCCGCGATCGCGGACCAGACTCGGAAGGTGTCGTCGATGGCGTACGCCAGCCGTCCGGTGGGACCGCCCGGCACGTGCTGTCCGCCCCCGCCCTCACGGCGGCCATCGAAGACCGCCGTGGCAACGACCGCGGCCAGTTGCGGCGCCGACAGGTGTGCCCAAATCCCCTGGCGCAGGCACTGCGCGATCAGCAGGTCCTTTTCGGAATAGATGCGCCGCAGCAACGCGCCCGCATCGGACAGGCGCGTTTCGGTGCCGGTGCGCTCAATGTAGCCCAGCCGCAACAAGACCTTACACACGGCATCGAAGCGCGCCACGATTGATCCGGTTCGACCCTGGATCCGCCGCGTGAGTCGCGCATGTTCGGCCGAAAGGTCCATGTATCGGCGCGCCCAGCGCTCGTGTTCGGTGCGTTCGGGGCATCCATGGCACGGGTGGGCGCGCAGCGCACCGCGCAATTCGGTGACCCGGGCCGATTCCTGTGCGCCGCCCGGGGCGCGTTTCGTCGTGGGTGCGCTTTCGGCTCGCTGGGCACCGCGGGCGATAGCCCGGACCTCGTTCATAACCTCCGTGCGATGGGACGCCTTGCGCGGATTGAAGCCGCGCGGCAGCCGCATGCGTCCGACGACGTCAAAGCCATCGGGCGCGTCCCCGGCCGCAAGCATCCGGAATCGCCCTTCCCACAGCACGGGGACCCGCGCGCCCTCGAAGGTAATCTCCGGGCCACCCAGCACCGCGACGGCCGTGCTACGACGACGCTGGCGCACCGCGATGACGTCACCGCGCCGCAACCGTTCGATCTTGCGTGATAGCACCCGCCGGTCCTGCGCGTTGCGATCCTTGCGCTCCTGCTTTTCGGCGCGGCTCAGCTCGGCGCGCAGTTCCATGTACTCCAGGAAATTGCCGCGGTCGCATTGGGCGGCCTCGCGGTACCCGTCCAAGGCGCGCTGCTGCTCCGCCGCCTGCCGCGCCAAACCCACGACCCCGCGGTCGGCCTGGAACTGCGCCAGCGACATCTCCAGGATGTCGCGGGTGCGCTGGTCGCCCACCGTCGCGATTAAGTTCGCCGACATGTTGTACGTCGGACGGAAACTCGAAGTGAGCGGGTAGGTGCGGGTGCCGGCCAGGCCCGCCAGCGCGGTTGGGTCAAATCCCATGTGATCGACGACGACTGCGTGCCCCTCGACATCGATTCCCCGGCGCCCGGCCCGCCCCGTCAACTGCGTGTATTCACCGGCCGTCAGCGCCACGTGGCCGGAACCGTCCCACTTGACCAGCTTCTCAAGGACGACCGTGCGCGCGGGCATGTTGATGCCGAGCGCCAGCGTCTCGGTCGCAAACACCACCTTGACCAGTCCCTGCGAAAACAATTGCTCAACTATTTCCTTGAATAGCGGCAACATCCCCGCGTGGTGGGCGGCAATTCCGCGCTCCAGCGCCTGCAGCCACGACTCGAAGTGTAGAACGCTCAAATCTCCGGCGGGCACGCCCAGGCACTGCGCCTCCGCGATCTCGCGGATCTCGAACTGTTCGCGCGGCGTCGTGAGGGTAATCCCCGCCGCGAGGCACTGATCGACGGCGGCCTCGCACCCCTGCCGCGAAAAGATGAAGTAGATCGCCGGCAACAAATCGGCGTCCGCGAGCAGGTCCACCACGGAGAACCGGGACACCTTTCCGCCGCTATTATTCCGACGAGGATTCCCCCTCCCCTCGGCCCCGCGCCTGCCTTGAAATTTCGCCAATTCGGGGTTCAACGGCAGATCCGCGCTCGACTGCGGAGCCTGCGCCCCGCGCGAGAATCCGCTGTCCTGGTCCGCGTGCGCCACGCCCTCGCGGTAGCTGTACAAGTCAACGAGACGCAGCGCGCCGGGCGCCTCAATGCTGCCGCCGCGCCGGGTGACGATGTGCTGCCACAGCGGGACGGGCCGGTGGTCCGAAACGATGACGTCGATGTCGCCGCGAACCTCGGCGAGCCAGGACCCGAATTCCTCGATGTTGGAAACGGTCGCCGACAGCGCGACGATCTGCACCGACTGCGCCAGGTGCAATATGATTTCTTCCCACACCGGGCCCCGGAATCGATCGGCGAGGTAATGCACCTCATCCAGGATGACGTAGCCAAGGTTGTCCAGCCCCGGAGACGAGGCGTACAGCATGTTTCGCAAAACCTCGGTGGTCATCACCACGACCGGCGCGTCGCCGTTGACCGAGACGTCGCCGGTCAGCAGCCCAACGTTGTCGCGGCCGTGCGCGCGCACTAGGTCGTGATACTTCTGGTTGCTGAGGGCCTTGATCGGGGTCGTGTAGAACGCGCGCTGTCCCCTGACTAGCGCGATGTGGACGGCGAACTCCCCCACCACCGTCTTCCCGGCGCCGGTGGGAGCTGCCACCAGCACACCGGCACCGCGCTCGATGGATTGGCAACCGCGTATCTGGAAATCATCGAGCGGGTACGGCAGATTCGCGGCAAACCTGCCGGATTCGCTCTTTTCGAAGGCCCGGCGTCGCCGATCGTGTTCGTAGCGCTGCGCGGGGGTCGGTTCGGTCACCCGGGGCTCCTTCTATAGACCGTCAGCCAATGCGGCATTGCGGCGCGCTATCCGCCGGTCATGCGACCAGCACACCACCAGCGCAATGCCGTACAGCAAACATATGGGTATGGCCACCAGGATCATGGTCCACGCATCTGGCGTGGGAGTCATGACGGCGGAGAAAGTGAAGGCCAGGACGACCGCCCAGCGCCAACCGTGCGCCCACGTGGACGCCATGACGATTCCCGCGAAGTTGAGCGCGACCATGACGATTGGAAGCACAAACGCTAGGCCGAACGCGATCATCAGGCGCATGACGAACGAGAGATACGCCTGCGCGTCAGTGAGGTTGGTGGCCCCGCGCGGCACGAATTCTGTCAGCACCAGCACCGCCCGCGGCAGGACCAGCCAACCGAGCGCCGCCCCCGCCGCGAACATGGGAAAGGCCGCCCCCACGAAGCCCAGCGCGTAGCGACGTTCCCGCGTCTTCAACCCCGGAGTGATGAAAGCCCACAACTGATAGAGCCACCACGGCGAGGTGCCGATCAGGCCCAGGAACAGCGCGACCTTGAGCCGCACGTCGAACGCCGAGGTCATCCCCGTGAAGTTGATGTTTATGATCGAGCCGTTGCGGGCCGCGGCTTCCAACAGCGGGCGTTGCATCGTGTCGAAGACCGGATTGAACGCGAACCATCCGGCGATCGCCCCCAGCACGACGCCGATGAGCGAAAGCAGCAATCGCTTACGCAGTTCGGCCAGGTGCTGCGCCAGCGGCATCCGCCGCGATGCATTGTCTTTTGCCACCGCTACTTGTGGTCGTCCCGGCCCGTGTCATCCTTGCCGGCGCCCTGATCCGTCGGGTCGCTGCTGTTCAGGTCCTTCATTTCCTTGCGGAATACCTTCATCGACTGGCCAAGGTTCTTGGCGATGGACGGCAAGCGCGCGGCACCGAATACGATGACAAGCACAATGATCAAAATGATCCAGTGGCTAGGTTCACGTAGTCCCGGCACGTCTCGCTCCTCATAATCCGACAACAGGTCTGGCCCAGTCTAGTTCACCGCCGGGCACTTAGGTCACTCGTTGAAGTGCGACCACTGGCCCCAGCGAATTCGGTAGCGCGCGTACCGCTCCTGGCGGCGCAGCGCGCGCGCCAGCCGGCGTTCGTTTCTGTACGCCCGAGCGGCATCCACATCACCCAACGCGACTATTGGCCGCGGCAACGTACCCACGTCAGGGTGTCGCTGTCCCACCGCTTCCTCGAGTCGACTAAGCGCGTTTTCCGCGGTGTTCATGAGGTTGCGTGCACGTCGCCACAGCCACCAGGCTAACAGCCCCGTCCACACCGCGGCCGCCACGGCCAGGATGACCCACATCCACCAACGCATGGATAAAGGCTAGCCGATCGGCTCCACCCGCGTGCCGTCGGCAGCCGCTGGATCGTGCTCGTCCGTCGCTGGGTCGCGCTCGCCCGCCGCGGCGAAGGCGTATCGCTCCGTGTAGTGCGCCAGCGCCCGCCGGGCCCGGCGCGCGGCGTCTTCTTGCAACTGCGGCGGGTCCACCGCGACCAGCCGATCGGCGTGCTGCAGCAGCAGCCCCGTCAGCCATTCGCGGTCCGACGTGCGGAATTCGACGGTGAAGGTGCCGTCGCCGTGTTCGGTTAGCGCGTCCAAGCGCACCTGCTCCGCCACGGCCCGGGCCTGCGACGTGAGCGTGAGGCGAACGGAGATGGCGGACTCGTCGAAATTGAAGCCGCCGACAATGGAATCCCCCAACTCGCCGGTCGCGTGCTCATTCGGTTCGCGCAAAGGGGTAACCGAACCGATACGATCCAAGCGAAAGCGCCTGGCGCCCCCGGCGGCGAGGCACCAGGCCTCCACGTAGGTACGCCCGCTCTCGCTCGTTATGCGCAGGGGCTCTATGGTGCGTGTCGTGGTCTGATCCGACAAGCTGGTGTAGTCGATTTCGATGCGGTGCCCGTCGCGAACGGCCTGGCGAACCAGGTCGAAGATGCCCGGCTCGACCGCATTGAACCACTGCACGTCCACTCCGTTTTCGGCATCCGGTTCCGTGCGCAGCAACGCCTCGTTCGTGTCATCGAACAGCGCCGCAACCGGGCCGTCTATGCCCACCTGCTGCACGGTCGCGCGCAGCGCCTGGAGGGACGCACTCAGCGCCAGCACCTCCCGGTCGGAAAGCCCGAACGTTGTGTGCGCATCCTGCGCCTCGCGCAACGTTGCAATTCCCCTATCGAAATCATCGGAGTCGAAATCGATGAGGTCGTCGGGCATCCCGCCCGGGCGTCCCGACAGCCACAAGAAGTTGATGTCCTTCTTGATCTGTGCGGGGGTGGTGCCAAATCGCTGCGCCAGGTGCGACATCGGTACCTGCCCCGCGTTGTTGAGGTAAGCGAGCATGCTGATGAGCCGCACGAGGCGTTGGGACGAGGTCTCAGCCATGGTCGGGGTCGCCTTCCTGATCGCTAAACGCGCCTGTGTGATCGCCGGGGACCGCGTATCCCAGGGCCGCGCGCCGCAGCAGATCGATGACTTCGTCGCGCAGCGAGACGGGGCTGCGGACCACGACCGCGTCGCCCAATTGCGCTAGGTCGCGCGCGAACGTGCCACCGGGTGCGAACCTTACGGTCGCCAGGTCGTAACCGTCCTGCGCGGGCTCGATTGCGACCGCGCGTTTGCGGAGAGCGACCGCGCGCCCCGGCGCAAGCAGCAGTTCGGCCTCCCGGTCGGCGATCGGCGTCAAGGGCTTGGTCGCCTCGCGGATGACGGCCGCGTCGGGGATGCGGTACGCATTCGATCTCCCCCGCGTGGTCACGTTCCCCACGATGCGATCGAAGTGGAACACGCGGCCGGCTTTCCTGTCGCGATCGAATCCGACGACGTACCAGCCGGTAGTCCGCACCACGATCTGCCACGGCTCTATGGTCCGCTGCGACAGCTGTCCCGAATGGGCGGCCCGGTAGGCGAACTTGACGACGCTGCGATTGGCGCGGGCGTCCATGATCGTCTCACGCGCCTGCGCATTCGAGACCACGATCTCGATGGATTCCGGTGCCATCGCGCTGTCGGCAATCGTGTCGGCGTCGATATCGAGGCCGAGCGCCCGCAACTTCATCAATGCCGTGTCAATGTCGGTTTGCGGCGCCGCAGTGCGCGCCATGCTTGCGGCGATGCCGAGGAGCGCAAGCTGCGGGGGGCTGAACCAGCCGGTGTAGTCGCCGTGGCCGGGTGGGTCGATACGGTATCGCACGTCCTCCCCCGCTCCGTCCAGGCCTATCGTTTCGACATCGATACCCAGCGTCCGCAGGGATTTCTTGTCGCGTTCGAACATGCGATCGGCGCTGGTGTTGATCTCTTCCCCGGCCAGCGCGGAGGGATAGCCGTCGACTTTCCGGAATATCTCCCGCTTGGTCATCCCGTGCCGGGTTTGACGCAAAGCGATGGCCAACGACAGCAGTCGCTGTTCCGCACTCACCTTGGCATTCACAGGAATAACAGTAGCGTTGGCGTACCGTATATGGAGTGATCCAAACCCGGCGTGGCATAGTATCGCGGCTCGGCGCGGCCTGGCGCGGGGCAGTTGTCGCATTTGTCCGTACGACCAGCGGAAACACCGTGCGGGCGATCGCGTATCCCGACATGGTCGGGGATATCCACGAAGGGTGCGAGGTGCTGCTCAATACCTCCGCGCTCGAACGCGGCCTCGGTACGGGCGGCTACGCCTTTGTTATCGCCATTATCGACGAGGCCGCCGCGTCCCTTCCCGCGCCTCCCGAATCGAACGGTGGTTTAGGCGCCGGCGCGGGTCCCGGAGGTGGTTCCGGCGTTCGCGCGCGCAACCTGGGGCACTTGGTTAAGGCCCGGTACACGCCGCTGCAGGCCATGGTCCAATCGGTCGACGAACAGGATTCGATCCATCACGCCGCCCTGCACGACGCGGATTCGATCGGTGGCATGCCGGTAGTCGTCGCGGACCTGCATTCCTCTCTTCCCGCGGTCATTGCGGGAGCGCGGGCCTCGTTCATGAAGAAAACAGGGCGCTGGCCCACGATCGCCTACGTGATGACGGATGGCGGGGCATTGCCCGTGTGGTTCTCGCGCAATGTTGCCGCCCTGCGCGAGGATGGTTGGATCGACGCGACCATTACCTGCGGGCAGGCATTCGGAGGCGACCTGGAGACGGTCACCGTGCACACGGCCCTGCTCGCGGCGCATTTGGTCGTCGCCGCCGACCTGGCAGTGGTCATTCAGGGGCCCGGAAACCTGGGAACCGACACGCGGTGGGGCTTTTCCGGCGTCGCGGTCGGGGAGGTGGTCAATGCCGCGGGAACGCTGGGGGGACGCCCCGTGGCGGTGCTGCGAATGTCGCAGGCCGATGCCCGCGACCGCCACCTGGGGCTATCGCATCACACCGTGACGGCGCTGGGGCGCGTCGCCCTGCGGCCGGCCGACCTGGTCCTTCCGCCGCCCCCCGCACCCTGCCCGCCGTGGTGGGAAAAGAATGTTGCGGCACGCCTGGCGCCCCTGGTCGCCCCGGGCGGTCTGCACCGCCTCGTCGCTTTCGACGCGGAAATCGACGCGCGCGCCCTCGCGGCGACGTCCTGCGTGCCCCTGTCCACGATGG
This is a stretch of genomic DNA from Rarobacter incanus. It encodes these proteins:
- a CDS encoding DEAD/DEAH box helicase, whose translation is MTEPTPAQRYEHDRRRRAFEKSESGRFAANLPYPLDDFQIRGCQSIERGAGVLVAAPTGAGKTVVGEFAVHIALVRGQRAFYTTPIKALSNQKYHDLVRAHGRDNVGLLTGDVSVNGDAPVVVMTTEVLRNMLYASSPGLDNLGYVILDEVHYLADRFRGPVWEEIILHLAQSVQIVALSATVSNIEEFGSWLAEVRGDIDVIVSDHRPVPLWQHIVTRRGGSIEAPGALRLVDLYSYREGVAHADQDSGFSRGAQAPQSSADLPLNPELAKFQGRRGAEGRGNPRRNNSGGKVSRFSVVDLLADADLLPAIYFIFSRQGCEAAVDQCLAAGITLTTPREQFEIREIAEAQCLGVPAGDLSVLHFESWLQALERGIAAHHAGMLPLFKEIVEQLFSQGLVKVVFATETLALGINMPARTVVLEKLVKWDGSGHVALTAGEYTQLTGRAGRRGIDVEGHAVVVDHMGFDPTALAGLAGTRTYPLTSSFRPTYNMSANLIATVGDQRTRDILEMSLAQFQADRGVVGLARQAAEQQRALDGYREAAQCDRGNFLEYMELRAELSRAEKQERKDRNAQDRRVLSRKIERLRRGDVIAVRQRRRSTAVAVLGGPEITFEGARVPVLWEGRFRMLAAGDAPDGFDVVGRMRLPRGFNPRKASHRTEVMNEVRAIARGAQRAESAPTTKRAPGGAQESARVTELRGALRAHPCHGCPERTEHERWARRYMDLSAEHARLTRRIQGRTGSIVARFDAVCKVLLRLGYIERTGTETRLSDAGALLRRIYSEKDLLIAQCLRQGIWAHLSAPQLAAVVATAVFDGRREGGGGQHVPGGPTGRLAYAIDDTFRVWSAIAEAEVDSRLDPTPKPELGLAGPMFRWAAGRTLEATLGGTEMAAGDFVRWSKQVLDVLDQIASVAPQPKLRATSLAAMDAVRRGVVAYSGV
- the tatC gene encoding twin-arginine translocase subunit TatC, which produces MAKDNASRRMPLAQHLAELRKRLLLSLIGVVLGAIAGWFAFNPVFDTMQRPLLEAAARNGSIININFTGMTSAFDVRLKVALFLGLIGTSPWWLYQLWAFITPGLKTRERRYALGFVGAAFPMFAAGAALGWLVLPRAVLVLTEFVPRGATNLTDAQAYLSFVMRLMIAFGLAFVLPIVMVALNFAGIVMASTWAHGWRWAVVLAFTFSAVMTPTPDAWTMILVAIPICLLYGIALVVCWSHDRRIARRNAALADGL
- the tatA gene encoding twin-arginine translocase TatA/TatE family subunit: MPGLREPSHWIILIIVLVIVFGAARLPSIAKNLGQSMKVFRKEMKDLNSSDPTDQGAGKDDTGRDDHK
- a CDS encoding DUF4175 domain-containing protein — translated: MRWWMWVILAVAAAVWTGLLAWWLWRRARNLMNTAENALSRLEEAVGQRHPDVGTLPRPIVALGDVDAARAYRNERRLARALRRQERYARYRIRWGQWSHFNE
- a CDS encoding helix-turn-helix transcriptional regulator, producing MAETSSQRLVRLISMLAYLNNAGQVPMSHLAQRFGTTPAQIKKDINFLWLSGRPGGMPDDLIDFDSDDFDRGIATLREAQDAHTTFGLSDREVLALSASLQALRATVQQVGIDGPVAALFDDTNEALLRTEPDAENGVDVQWFNAVEPGIFDLVRQAVRDGHRIEIDYTSLSDQTTTRTIEPLRITSESGRTYVEAWCLAAGGARRFRLDRIGSVTPLREPNEHATGELGDSIVGGFNFDESAISVRLTLTSQARAVAEQVRLDALTEHGDGTFTVEFRTSDREWLTGLLLQHADRLVAVDPPQLQEDAARRARRALAHYTERYAFAAAGERDPATDEHDPAAADGTRVEPIG
- a CDS encoding helix-turn-helix transcriptional regulator translates to MNAKVSAEQRLLSLAIALRQTRHGMTKREIFRKVDGYPSALAGEEINTSADRMFERDKKSLRTLGIDVETIGLDGAGEDVRYRIDPPGHGDYTGWFSPPQLALLGIAASMARTAAPQTDIDTALMKLRALGLDIDADTIADSAMAPESIEIVVSNAQARETIMDARANRSVVKFAYRAAHSGQLSQRTIEPWQIVVRTTGWYVVGFDRDRKAGRVFHFDRIVGNVTTRGRSNAYRIPDAAVIREATKPLTPIADREAELLLAPGRAVALRKRAVAIEPAQDGYDLATVRFAPGGTFARDLAQLGDAVVVRSPVSLRDEVIDLLRRAALGYAVPGDHTGAFSDQEGDPDHG
- a CDS encoding DUF3866 family protein — encoded protein: MIQTRRGIVSRLGAAWRGAVVAFVRTTSGNTVRAIAYPDMVGDIHEGCEVLLNTSALERGLGTGGYAFVIAIIDEAAASLPAPPESNGGLGAGAGPGGGSGVRARNLGHLVKARYTPLQAMVQSVDEQDSIHHAALHDADSIGGMPVVVADLHSSLPAVIAGARASFMKKTGRWPTIAYVMTDGGALPVWFSRNVAALREDGWIDATITCGQAFGGDLETVTVHTALLAAHLVVAADLAVVIQGPGNLGTDTRWGFSGVAVGEVVNAAGTLGGRPVAVLRMSQADARDRHLGLSHHTVTALGRVALRPADLVLPPPPAPCPPWWEKNVAARLAPLVAPGGLHRLVAFDAEIDARALAATSCVPLSTMGRTLDQDEIAFTAAVAAGYHAGMLAGN